The window AACCAGATCATCTGGTTTGTGGATGACACCAACGTCTACAGAGTCACCATCCACAAGGTGAGGCCACAGGGGGGTCTCAGGGAAAGGACTGAAGGGGGTGGAGGTTTCCACGCATGATGGAAATCGGGGTGTCAACACGTGGACCCAGATTTTTGCAgtgtgcacagagcagctcttaTATTTCCCACACAGCTCCTCAAAGGACACAGAGTGTTGGCTTGTGTGTAGAGGTGTGGGTGGGTTCCATTTATCTCCCTGAACTTCTCACTCTCACTTGTTTTCCTCAGACTTTTGAAGGGAATTTGACCACAAAACCCATCAACGGAGCCATCTTCATCTTcaatcccagaactggacagCTCTTCCTGAAGATCATCCACACATCTGTGTGGGCAGGACAGAAGCGTCTGGGACAGGTGGGGCCTGGGGGTGACCTGGGGGTGGGCTCTGACTGCTTGGGACACTCCTTTGAGCAGAAAACATCACAGAGAtcttcattttcctgcctcttaATGAGTTTGGAGCTCCAAACTTCTAGTGGTCAGGCAGGAGCATGGGATATAAAAGTGGAAGAGCACAGGCATTGCTGCTGCAAGGATTTGGAGGCTCTGAGGtataaaaaccccacatcatCAGGCAGAGCTCGAGGAACAGTGCTGTGCTCCTTGTTACACAAATCACTCTGCACTTGGCTGTACATCCAGTGCCGTCAGAAAACTGGGGTGGCAAATCCAGGGAGGTGGAGTAGCCAGCTGATTGTTACTGAGCTCCAGGAATGGGAGCTGCCCTCTGTGATCAGTAAGGAGGAAATGCTGGGCCTTGCCGCTGATCTGGAACAAACCACAAATTCCAGTTGTATTTTTAGGATTTGGCTTGCGTCCCTCTGGTTCCCAGGGACGTGGAGACgctgctggagagcaggggGATATTTCTCTAACCCTGCTCTCTTTCTGTAGCTGGCCAAGTGGAAGACTGCTGAAGAAGTGGCTGCCTTGATCCGATCCCTTCCCGTGGAGGAGCAGCCGAAGCAGATCATCGTGACACGGAAGGGCATGCTGGACCCACTCGAGGTAAGGACGCAGCTCTGCGAGCACGTGTAAAATCTGTGGGACCTAACAGGACAGTTCTGTGGCCTGTGGTGTCTGCAGTAGCTGTGAGCTAATTCCTCTTGATAAACTCCAGGTGCACTTGCTGGATTTCCCCAATATTGTGATCAAAGGCTCGGAGCTGCAGCTACCCTTCCAGGCCTGTCTGAAAGTGGAGAAGTTTGGTGATCTCATCCTCAAGGCCACTGAACCCCAGATGGTTCTCTTCAATCTCTACGATGACTGGCTGAAAACCATCTCTTCCTACACAGTAAGCACAGATGTGTCTTCTAcattttgctttgctgcagATAAATGAGGCAGGAACCAAGGCCTCCGATATCCCTGATGATTTGTTTGGACTGAATCTGCCTGGATTTTCCTTTAGATGGATTTCCATGGCACTTCCCATGTGGTCAAACAGAGGAATGATGTACCAGGGCCttgtatatttaattttcttctttttaaccTCATCTTTTTTTCATCTCCAAGGCATTCTCCCGTCTGATCCTGATTCTCCGGGCGCTGCACGTGAATAACGATCGAGCCAAAGTTATCCTGAAGCCAGACAAGACAACCATCACTGAGCCTCACCACATCTGGCCAACCCTGACTGATGAGGAGTGGATCAAGGTGGAGGTGCAGCTGAAGGATCTCATCCTTGCTGACTATGGCAAGAAGAACAAGTGAGCCATGATCCTGTCagcctttccttcctgctgccctAAAGGCTGTGGCCAAGGGCTTTTGTCAGTGCACTCTCAGCTTTGTAGGGAGATCTGGTTATTATTAATAACTGTCTGGTAAGACAGATAAAAATGTCTGCACCAAATCTTTGATCTGAGCATCATGTGATCATGGCCCTTCTTTCATTTATAAAgttgtgtttaatttttcatagtGGGTGTTCTGAGCTTGTGCCTGAAGGTGAGAAGGCACCAGAATGTATTTTGAAATGCCTGACTGGGGTGAATTTTCTCTTCCAGCGTGAACGTCGCATCCCTGACGCAGTCAGAGATCCGAGACATCATCCTGGGCATGGAGATCTCTGCCCCgtctcagcagaggcagcagattGCAGAAATCGAGAAGCAAACCAAGGAGCAGTCGCAGCTGACGGCCACGCAGACCCGCACGGTGAACAAACACGGCGATGAAATCATCACCTCCACCACCAGCAACTACGAAACCCAAACCTTCTCCTCCAAGACTGAGTGGAGGGTCAGGtaggagggcaggcaggggtggTGGAAAGGGTTGGGATGCTCAGGGAGGATCTGTGCCCCCTCTGATCGCGGTCTCCTCCTCACAGAGCAATTTCCGCTGCCAACCTCCACCTGCGGACGAACCACATCTACGTCTCATCGGATGACATAAAGGAGACGGGTTACACCTACATTCTCCCCAAAAATGTGTTGAAGAAGTTCATCTGCATCTCAGACCTGCGGGCCCAGGTGAGCGTGCAGGGGAGAACTCCTGGCGAAGGGCTGGAACCTGCTGTGGTTTGTCCACGGGAATCCCTCCGATGCTCTCCTCAGGAATTAAGGAGTTCCCACTCTCAGTTACACAGAGATCTCTAAGGCAGGTGTGTGTGTTCCAGATTGCAGGTTACCTGTATGGAGTGAGCCCTCCAGACAACCCCCAGGTGAAGGAGATCCGGTGCATTGTGATGGTGCCGCAGTGGGGGACACACCAGACCGTgcacctcccagggcagctgccaCAGCACGAGTATCTCAAGGTGAGTTACAGCTCAGCTTACAGCGTGGCTGGAAGCTCAGTAACAAGGACCTGAGGTCGTGGAGCAGCTTCCCTTGGTCTTTGGTAGTTGTAGGACTGAAAGGGCTCAGTCTGAAGCCAAAGATTGAGATCCTGTGATCTCAGTGTCCTTTTTGCCAGGCCTTGAAGTGGTCTCATTTTAAAcggttttgatttttctctaaACCACTCTCATTTTGTCAGGAAATGGAACCTCTGGGATGGATTCACACCCAACCAAACGAGTCCCCTCAGCTCTCACCGCAGGATGTCACCACCCATGCCAAGGTCATGGCTGACAACCCCtcctgggatggggagaagaCCATCATCATCACCTGCAGGTGAGGGGCTTCTGGTGCCCCTCTGAGGGGGTGTTGcttgcagagctggggaaactCAAAATCAGCAGAAAGGGAGTGTTCTCTCattgctgctttccctcctcTGTCCCAGGTGAGTCTGACTTTGCCTCATGTCTTCTCCTTTTCAGTTTCACCCCTGGCTCCTGCACGTTGACCGCCTACAAACTGACCCCGAGCGGCTACGAGTGGGGCCGGCAGAACACGGACAAAGGGAACAATCCCAAGGGTTACCTCCCCTCCCACTACGAGAGGGTGCAGATGCTGCTGTCCGACCGCTTCCTCGGCTTCTTCAtggtcccagcacagggctccTGGAACTACAACTTCATGGGTGAGCTggcctggggaggggaggggaaagaaggcAGTGTGAGGAGTTTGGGGAGGAGGGAATAGCTCCTTTTCCACCCCAAAGCTTCCTCAAAGTGACTGGCAGGGACACCAGCACTGTGCCCTGAACTTTCCTTAGTACCAGCACTGGGATGTCAGttcaatgacttttttttgtgGCTAGAGAGTTCAGATAGATCCCATGTCTGCCTGGATTGTAGTGCATGGTCTGTCGCCACTGAATAATTAATCCCTGTCAGGCAGGAGAGATAATGGAAAATGCAAGAGAGAAGCTGTTCCCAGTAGGGAGATCCTGGTATCACGAACACCAtgggcagctggagaaggggtCAGGAAATGAGAGTGACAGAACACTCAGCATGAAAGGACTGTAAATCCCAAGGGGAGGAACCCTAAGAGGGATGATTGTGTGGGTTTAAAACTCTCTCCTGGCGTGGAAATGGTCGTAGAAGGTTGGAGGGCTTTGCCAGGCTCCTGAAGGATAAAGGAGGCAGCAGGGGTGTTCATGTGCCTGACGCTGCCTCTTTTTCCAGGTGTCCGCCACGACCCCAACATGAAATACGAGCTGCAGCTCGCCAACCCCAAGGAGTTTTACCACGAGGTCCATCGCCCCTCTCACTTCCTCAACTTCgcgctgctgcaggagggggaGGTTTACTCCGCCGACCGCGAGGATCTCTACGCCTAACCCTGCCCGCGCCCCTCTTAGCACTGTTGATATTCAACAGCGTGTTCGTGTGTTTTCCCCCCACTCCCGCTCGCCCCACCCCCCGCCTCACCCCGCGCGTTGTTGTTTTTCCCCGTTTTTCCGCTCAATAAATTTTGTACGAAGGGGATCGCTGGCGCTTTCCCCGCCTCGGGGGCGGCCCCGGACGGGGcgggccgtgccgtgccgtgccgggcgGAGCGAGCGCGGGCGCGGGGCGATGGCGGAGCCGCTGTGGCGAACGCCGCCGGCCCGCTTGGCCCCGCCGCACGTCTATCGCATGGCCGGGGCGCTGGGAGCCGAGCTGCGCCGCCTCTCCGCCCGCTTCGGGCCCGACGCCGTGGCCGGGCTGGTGCCGCCCGTGGTgcggctgctggagctgctggaggcgCTGGTGGCCCCGCCGGGCGCGGAGGGGGAGGCGCCGGCCGGGCCGCAGGAGGCGGAGGTGAGCGGGGACCCGCGGCGCCGGGCCGGCTGTGCCCGAGGGAGGGGCTGGCGAGGGTGTCCCGCGTTCTGGGGGACGGCTCTGGCCCGGCTTGTTTCCTTTTCCCCGTGGGGATGGCCCGGACCCTGCCGTTCCCTTTCCCCAGGGGATTGTTCTGACCCCACTGTTCCCTTTTTCCAGGGGATTGCTCTAACCCCGCCGTTCCCTTTTCCCAGGGGATTGCTCTAACCCCGCTGCCCTGCATCCCCTATCACGGCTCTGGTGTggctgtccctcctgtcccccctTCCCTGGGATGGCTCTGCTCTCGCTATCCCTGTCCTCTGGTACGGATCTGACCCGGCTGTCGCCAATTCCTTGGGATTGCTCCAACCTGTGTGGCCCAGTTGTCCCTAGGGATGGCTCTAATCCAGCTGTCCCCCTTTCGGGGTGGTGGCACTGACCCCTACTGTCCCccattccctgggaagcctCTGCCCCGGCTGTCACTGTCCCCGGACTGGCTCTGCCCCGGCTGTCACTGTCCCCGTGTGGCTCTGCCCCGGCTGTCACTGTCCCCGGGCTGGCTCTGCCCCGGCTGTCACTGTCCCCGGGCTGGCTCTGACCCGGCTGTCACTGTCCCCGGGCTGGCTCTGCCCCggctgtcactgtccctgggcTGGCTCTGACCCGGCTGTCACTGTCTCTGGTTGGCTCTGCCCCGGCTGTCCCCGTCCCCGGGCTGGCTCTGCCCcggctgtccccatccccgggCTGGCTCTGACCCGGCTGTCACTGTCCCCGGGTGGCTGTGCCCCggctgtccccgtccccaggTGGCTCTGACCCGGCTGTCCCCGTCCCCCAGGACCCGGAGCAGCGGCTGTGGGAGGCCGAGCGCCGGGAGCGAGCCCTGCACGTTCGCCTGGcctgcctggaggagcagaaccgccagctcctggggcagctcGCCGAGAGCCAGTCGCAGGAAGGTGGGTGTcccaggggggtttggggtcaccCGATGCCgcagggtgtccctgtggaGTGGCAGGCTGGGTGCAGGGCTGAACCTGTTCTTCTGGAGCCTGGAATGCTGCTCTCCTTTCCCTCACCTTGGAGGCCTGTCCTAGCAGGGAGCGTAGGCATTACCTTGTCCTGCAGATCGCAGGGATCCCAAACCTCCAGAGCACCTCGAGAGCCCCCAGGAGGGTGCTGGAGGCAGGCACAGGGTGTGGGCTGCTGTGCCAACACAAGGATATGTCAGGAATGGTCTAAAACTCTCAGTTCCCTTCTTTCCACTGTTCCCACTGAGATTACCAGGAACAAGCCAGACTTTGCAGAAGCACTGAGGAACTTTGCAGTGCTGTGGGCTTGGGGGAGTCCCTGGGGACTGCCACTCCTGTCCCCCCCGTGTCTGCTCTCAGACAGCACGGCACGGAAGGAGCGGGAGGTGATGCTGCGGCTGAAGGAGGTGGTGGACAGGCAGAGGGACGAGCTGCGTGCCCAGGCCCACGAGATCGTCTGCAAGAGCCGGGACACGGAGGCGGTGAGGAGCTCAGGGCCCAAGGGCTCGTGTCACATCCCCCCCGGCGctgtcacagctgctggggcaggtggCACCGGTGTCCCTGGGTGGTGGCACTGCCTCacctttggctgccctgggccctccagctgcaggaacagctccaTCGCTTCATGGCCATGAACGAGGAGCTGCGGCACAAGGTGGCCGTGGTGCAGGCCCAGCTCAAGAGCGCTCTGGAGCAGAAGTCGGACCTGGAGGCTGCggtgctgcagagccagagggaagcgagcaggaggagcaggacgGCCCTGGAGAGCCGGCGGCCGGAGCCTGGTGTGGTGAGTCTGAGCCGTGGCCTCGCTGCTGCTGGGCATCACCAGCGCTGACCCCACGTTCCCAGCCTGGGGCGGAGCTTTTGGCACACCCAGACACGGCTGCTCAAGGAAACCCCGCAGCTGAAAACTGAACAGCGTGGCGTCTGCAGTGCCAGCAACGCCTTCTCTGTAAAAGCTGTTACGGGTGGAGCAAGATGAGGTGACGGGAGTTAAAACCAGATGGCACACAGAGGATGAGGGGGGCTTGCCATGTGAGGTGGTGGGCAGTGGTTGCTGGCTGAGATGGGGGCATTCCTGGGACTTTTCCATCTTTGCCTGCATGTGCACCCTGCCTTTGGGTGGAGGTTTTGAGGTCTCTGCTTGCATGCTGAGTCTCTTTCCACCCCCTCCAGGAGGGAGCCGTGTCACCCTCAGAGGAGCCGCAGCaccaggatggggacaggagccctgctcactgctgcttctccagggaagagctgcagcagatCCTGCAAGAGAGAAACGAGCTCAAGACCAACCTGTTCttggtgcaggaggagctggcctATTACCAGAGGTgagtcctgtccctgctgccacccctgCTCCATCGGAGGCTGCTCCCACTGACTGTTCAGGGCAGAATCTTCCCCAGGCTCTTGCTTAACCAGCTGGCTGCTTTttgccagggagctgctgaacGAGGAGAGAATTCCCAGCTTCTGCCTAGATGCAATGAAGTCAAATAtcaaaaaacagaggaaaaaaatccgAGCCAAAATGCTGGGAACGACGGAGGAGTCGGCGAGCAGGTGAGTCAGGCTGGGTGCTGGGATCCTCCCGTGCAGGGTGGGCGCtggctgccctgctccagcatttCCATGTGTGTGACATCCTGGACTGGAACTTCCCCAagcccagagctgcctcctccTTCCAGAGATCAAAGGTTTGATGTCTGCAGTTGATGTGTTGCTCTGGCATAGCTGCGCCACGGGGGCTGGGCTTTGTGCTGCAGCTCGtgtgtccctgtcaccagcCAGGCGTGGCCTGGCCAAAGTGACAGAAGCGGGGTgaggtggtggcactgggagccctGGACAAACTCCAGAGTGGCTCCAGCACTTGCTGCTGTGGCTCAGTGCAGGTTCATCCCCGTTTCTTTGTGCTGCAGCGATGAAGAGGAGGGCTCCTGGCTCCCAGGTCACGGCACAGACTGCGCGGATGCTCCGCCTCCAGAATCCAAAATTAGGAGCTTGTAagtttgctgctgtgctgggaggctctgccaggggagaggtttggggtttggctGGGACCTGGCACCTGTTGAGCTATGATGGGAACAGAGTCAGGGATGGTGCCAAAACAGGGGTTGCTGTTTTTTCGGGGATCTGCCTTGTCCTGGGTGTCACGTGCTCCCAGGGCCTGCAGCaaggctgtgtcctgctgccaccaccacagAGGGAGGTTGGGATTCCACATCCTCCCTGGGGAGGTTCTTCTCCCCCACAGCCCTtatctgctctccctgcagttTTGGGCTGTGGTACCAGGGCAGCAGCAAAGACCCCCCcacatccagctgctccagaaCCTGGGAAATCATCGACTCGCTGGACACGCAGCTGGAGCCAGAGGGAGAGAGCAAGGCAGGGTCCAGCTCCCCCGACAGAGCCGTGGCACCACTCTGACCCCACGGGAACAGGAGCAGGATCTGTCCTCGCAGCAGAACTTCCTGGATCCTCTTCATCCAGCGGCTTCAAGAGCAGCACGGCAGCCCTGCCACCGTGCCGTGGTGGTGGCAAAGCCACAGCGTGGGCAGGTTCCTGCAGAGCCACTGGGACACTTGGATGTGGGCTGCCAGCCTGGCATGGGACAGCTCAGCACCTCTGGGCACCTCTGCCCGCCAGCCACCCTTTCACTGTGCCCACGGCTTCCCCACAGAGGGGCCCTCACagctgtgccccctccccactgctccctgcctgcagctcagcGTGGTGGGGGTCTGCACCCTCCTCCTGCTTCACACCCCAAAAGGGATCTTCCCATCCACTGGTGGCTCTCTGCAAACccctctgctcacagcccaggATTCCATCGCCCCAcgctgctctgtggggctgtttCACCTCACCCCTTTCTGTCTGGACCTCCCCAGTCCCTGCAATGTGAAGGTGCAGCTGGGGTGTCCCAGGGTCCCCGAGGGGCTGAGCACGCTGCACTGGGTGTCTGGGTGCTCCCGTGGCTGGGAGCCGTCAGGATCAGCACCACCAGGGCCACTCCTGCACTTCTCAGCCGTGGGGTGAATCAGTTTTGCACCGGGGCCTCTTCTGCCACCCCTGGGACCTGGCAGACTGCAACAATCCCTGCGTTCGTGGGGGCGAGTCGCTCCCCTCAGGTCAGGTACTTTCTACctttaattcagaaataaatcagTCTCTTGTTTTTCCCCTGAGGTTCTGGCTGCggcctctgctctctgcttgggaagggctgggatgaTGCTCCCAGGTACCCCTCACCCTTCTCCTAACAGCTCTGCCCCCTGAGCCCCTTCTGCTGGGTCAGCTGTGATGGGGAGGGGGCTCCAGGGGGGGTGATCCCACGGTGCTGGGCATGGAGGAGTTAATTCCTGCATGGCCAAGGGGAGCTTCCAGCCCGGAGCCCTTCCTCAGCTGAGCCGGCCTTGGGTAGGAAAAAGGTGTTTCCTGTGCATCTGCTGACACAAAGCTCCTGGGGACAGGCGAGGTGGGACGGTGGCCAGCAGCCCTTCAAAGGCCAGCACAGGTCACAGTGTTGCCGTGGAGGAGGTGGGGACCCCTCCCCTGAGCCCCTGCggggggctggcagtgccatggGGGCTtgaggcaggggctggcactggaTGCCGTGTTTGGGTTGGGGGGACGATGGCTAAAGCAGTTTTGGGGGCGAtggagggtggcacagggggaGCGGGGTGACACAGGCAGGTGCCAGCCCCTGTGTGGCCGTGTCGAGCCCCTGGGTGCCCCTTTCTGCGGCAGGGTGGCAGCCAGGGCCAAAAATAGCCCGGGCAGCcgcattccctgctccccctccccgccgcACCCCTGACGCCGGGATCGGGGCGCCTCCTCCCACGTTTCCTCAGGAAGAAACCCaaggctggagggaggaagaggccgCACCACGGGTGGGacgggacagacggacagaggGACACCAGCGTGGGGCCGGGGAGCTGCCGGGACTGGGGCCCTGGTGCCCGGCTGGAATGGAGAGCGCCCGGCCcatcctctgcctccagctgtggctgtgggtgcagagctctgcccaggagcTCGACCCTGAGGGCAGGAACGTCTGCAGGTAGGTGCCACGGGGGTCCCCACTGGTGCCACTCCGTCTCCTGGGGCctctcagcagctccagagggttgttgtctgtccctccttccatGGACAGAGATGTGCAGCCTGGCACGGGGTGGGCGCGGAGGTTGGGGTGATGCTGGGGTGCGTGGCTGGGGCACGtctgggaatttggggcatcAGATCCCTTCTCCAGGGTTTATTTCTCATTCACCCTCTGAATGCAGGGCAACGGGGCAATGTGGGGACCCTTGGCAAAACTCGTTGT of the Hirundo rustica isolate bHirRus1 chromosome 19, bHirRus1.pri.v3, whole genome shotgun sequence genome contains:
- the RILP gene encoding rab-interacting lysosomal protein isoform X2, whose protein sequence is MAEPLWRTPPARLAPPHVYRMAGALGAELRRLSARFGPDAVAGLVPPVVRLLELLEALVAPPGAEGEAPAGPQEAEDPEQRLWEAERRERALHVRLACLEEQNRQLLGQLAESQSQEDSTARKEREVMLRLKEVVDRQRDELRAQAHEIVCKSRDTEALQEQLHRFMAMNEELRHKVAVVQAQLKSALEQKSDLEAAVLQSQREASRRSRTALESRRPEPGVEGAVSPSEEPQHQDGDRSPAHCCFSREELQQILQERNELKTNLFLVQEELAYYQRELLNEERIPSFCLDAMKSNIKKQRKKIRAKMLGTTEESASSDEEEGSWLPGHGTDCADAPPPESKIRSFFGLWYQGSSKDPPTSSCSRTWEIIDSLDTQLEPEGESKAGSSSPDRAVAPL
- the RILP gene encoding rab-interacting lysosomal protein isoform X1; protein product: MPQGVPVEWQAGCRAEPVLLEPGMLLSFPSPWRPVLAGSVGITLSCRSQGSQTSRAPREPPGGCWRQAQGVGCCANTRICQEWSKTLSSLLSTVPTEITRNKPDFAEALRNFAVLWAWGSPWGLPLLSPPCLLSDSTARKEREVMLRLKEVVDRQRDELRAQAHEIVCKSRDTEALQEQLHRFMAMNEELRHKVAVVQAQLKSALEQKSDLEAAVLQSQREASRRSRTALESRRPEPGVEGAVSPSEEPQHQDGDRSPAHCCFSREELQQILQERNELKTNLFLVQEELAYYQRELLNEERIPSFCLDAMKSNIKKQRKKIRAKMLGTTEESASSDEEEGSWLPGHGTDCADAPPPESKIRSFFGLWYQGSSKDPPTSSCSRTWEIIDSLDTQLEPEGESKAGSSSPDRAVAPL